A section of the Papio anubis isolate 15944 chromosome 16, Panubis1.0, whole genome shotgun sequence genome encodes:
- the NCF4 gene encoding neutrophil cytosol factor 4 isoform X2, whose amino-acid sequence MAVAQQLRAESDFEQLPDDVAISANIADIEEKRGFTSHFVFVIEVKTKGGSKYLIYRRYRQFYALQSKLEERFGPDSKSSTLACTLPTLPAKVYMGVKQEIAEMRIPALNAYMKSLLSLPVWVLMDEDVRIFFYQSPYDSEQVPQALRRLRPRTRKVKSVSPQGNSVDHMAAPRAEALFDFTGNSKLELNFKVGDVIFLLSRINKDWLEGTVRGATGIFPLSFVKILKDFPEEDDPTNWLRCYFYEDTISTVKDIAVEEDLSSTPLFKDLLELTRREFQREDIALNYRDAEGDLVRLLSDEDVVLMVRKARGLPSQKRLFPWKLHITQKDNYRVYNTTP is encoded by the exons TGACTTTGAACAGCTTCCGGATGATGTTGCCATCTCAGCCAACATCGCTGACATCGAGGAGAAGAGAGGCTTCACCAGTCACTTT GTTTTCGTCATCGAGGTGAAGACGAAAGGAGGATCCAAGTACCTCATCTACCGCCGCTACCGCCAGTTCTATGCTTTGCAGAGCAAGCTGGAGGAGCGCTTTGGGCCAGACAGCAAGAGTAGCACCCTGGCCTGTACCCTGCCCACACTCCCAG CCAAAGTCTACATGGGTGTGAAACAGGAGATCGCTGAGATGCGGATACCTGCCCTCAACGCCTACATGAAG AGCCTGCTCAGCCTGCCGGTCTGGGTGCTGATGGACGAGGACGTCCGGATCTTCTTTTACCAGTCACCCTATGACTCAGAGCAGGTGCCCCAGGCACTCCGCCGGCTCCGCCCGCGCACCCGGAAAGT CAAGAGTGTGTCCCCGCAAGGCAACAGCGTTGACCACATGGCAGCTCCGAGAGCAGAG GCTCTATTTGACTTCACTGGAAACAGCAAACTGGAGCTGAATTTCAAAGTCGGAGATGTGATCTTCCTCCTCAGTCGGATCAACAAAGACTGGCTGGAG GGCACTGTCCGGGGAGCCACAGgcatcttccctctctccttcgtGAAGATCCTCAAAGACTTCCCTGAGGAGGACGACCCCACCAACTGGCTGCGCTGCTACTTCTACGAAGACACCATCAGCACTGTCAA AGACATCGCGGTGGAGGAAGATCTTAGCAGCACTCCCCTATTCAAAGACCTGCTGGAGCTCACGAG GCGGGAGTTCCAGAGGGAGGACATCGCCCTGAATTACCGGGACGCTGAGGGGGATCTGGTTCGGTTGCTGTCAGATGAGGACGTGGTGCTTATGGTACGGAAGGCTCGCGGCCTCCCCTCCCAGAAGCGTCTCTTTCCCTGGAAGCTGCACATCACGCAGAAGGACAACTACAGGGTCTACAACACGACGCCATGA
- the NCF4 gene encoding neutrophil cytosol factor 4 isoform X1 — MAVAQQLRAESDFEQLPDDVAISANIADIEEKRGFTSHFVFVIEVKTKGGSKYLIYRRYRQFYALQSKLEERFGPDSKSSTLACTLPTLPAKVYMGVKQEIAEMRIPALNAYMKSLLSLPVWVLMDEDVRIFFYQSPYDSEQVPQALRRLRPRTRKVKSVSPQGNSVDHMAAPRAEALFDFTGNSKLELNFKVGDVIFLLSRINKDWLEGTVRGATGIFPLSFVKILKDFPEEDDPTNWLRCYFYEDTISTVKFVAWEGGACPAFLPSLPPPPLVSPSLGSLSHSKATSGSQMSHNAVTRHQRPGWPGQPHSPFPHPTPHFQPDASLPQPVTPLETSRWRKILAALPYSKTCWSSRGGSSRGRTSP; from the exons TGACTTTGAACAGCTTCCGGATGATGTTGCCATCTCAGCCAACATCGCTGACATCGAGGAGAAGAGAGGCTTCACCAGTCACTTT GTTTTCGTCATCGAGGTGAAGACGAAAGGAGGATCCAAGTACCTCATCTACCGCCGCTACCGCCAGTTCTATGCTTTGCAGAGCAAGCTGGAGGAGCGCTTTGGGCCAGACAGCAAGAGTAGCACCCTGGCCTGTACCCTGCCCACACTCCCAG CCAAAGTCTACATGGGTGTGAAACAGGAGATCGCTGAGATGCGGATACCTGCCCTCAACGCCTACATGAAG AGCCTGCTCAGCCTGCCGGTCTGGGTGCTGATGGACGAGGACGTCCGGATCTTCTTTTACCAGTCACCCTATGACTCAGAGCAGGTGCCCCAGGCACTCCGCCGGCTCCGCCCGCGCACCCGGAAAGT CAAGAGTGTGTCCCCGCAAGGCAACAGCGTTGACCACATGGCAGCTCCGAGAGCAGAG GCTCTATTTGACTTCACTGGAAACAGCAAACTGGAGCTGAATTTCAAAGTCGGAGATGTGATCTTCCTCCTCAGTCGGATCAACAAAGACTGGCTGGAG GGCACTGTCCGGGGAGCCACAGgcatcttccctctctccttcgtGAAGATCCTCAAAGACTTCCCTGAGGAGGACGACCCCACCAACTGGCTGCGCTGCTACTTCTACGAAGACACCATCAGCACTGTCAAGTTTGTGGCCTGGGAGGGAGGGGCCTGTCCAGCCTTCCTGCCATCCCTACCACCGCCACCTCTCGTATCACCCTCTCTTGGGTCCCTCTCCCACTCCAAAGCCACCAGTGGCTCCCAGATGAGCCACAATGCTGTAACAAGACATCAACGTCCAGGGTGGCCTGGCCAGCCTCATTCCCCttttccccaccccacaccccacttCCAGCCTGATGCCTCCTTACCCCAGCCTGTCACCCCCTTAGAGACATCGCGGTGGAGGAAGATCTTAGCAGCACTCCCCTATTCAAAGACCTGCTGGAGCTCACGAG GCGGGAGTTCCAGAGGGAGGACATCGCCCTGA